In Candidatus Zixiibacteriota bacterium, the sequence TGAGGGCCCATCTCAGCCAGCACGAACTGGATAACCTGGTGGTTGCCGCCGACCTGGTCGCGCCGGGCACGGTGACCGTATTCGACGACGACGACCTCGGAGTCGCCTACGAGATCTTCGGCCAGCGCGACTACACCCTGATACCGGTCGTGACGCGATCCACCCCCGGCAAAGTCATCGGCGTGGTTCGACGCGAAGAACTTGTCGACTACTATAACAAGCGGTTGATTGACACTCTTCGAAGCTGAGGCGGCCGGCCGCGACGACCGCCTTTTTTGAAGGCTTGCGGTCGTCTCGCCGAGCCGGTACTTTTTCGCTATGTCGGCCCATCCAAGACTGCGCCAGGATCTCATCTCATCTCCGACCGTCGTCGACGGCGATACGCTGTACACGATCAAGGACCCGGTCACGGGAAAGTTCTTCCGCCTGCGCGAACCGGAGTTCTGGCTGATCAACAGGCTCGACGGTACGCGGTCTGCCGAGGATGTCGCGCGCCTCTTCAACGAGAACTTCGGCGCCCGGCTGCAGGCTGCCGATGTCCAGCAGTTTGTCGACCTGCTCGGCGGGCTGTGTTTCCTGGAAGACCACCGCTCAGAGCAGGAGTTGATGCGTGCGGCGGGCAGCCGCTTCGCGGCACGGACCCTGTTTGGACGGCTTCTGTACATTCGCTTCAAAGCTTTCAAGCCCGGCAGGACTCTCGACCGGCTTGCGGCGTGGTATCGGCCCTTTCATCGACTGCTCTGGTTGCTTGTCGCAACCGCCGTTATCGTTTTCGGCGTAATCGTGATGTTCGCCAACGCGCGCGAGTTCGCTGCTATCAATATCGATCGCCTGCTGACCGTCGGTCACGTACTGACCATCATGACGGCCCTGTTCGTGCTGATCGTCTTCCATGAGTTTGCCCACGCCCTGGCCTGCCGATATTACGGCGGCTCCGTCCGCGAAATGGGCTTTTTGCTGATGTATTTCCAGCCTTGCTTCTACTGCGATGTTTCCGACGCCTGGCTGTTTCCGGAAAAACGCCAGCGGATAGTCGTGACGCTGGCCGGGCCGTTCATGCAACTGCTGCTGACCGCGATCGCCGTGCTGATATGGCGCGTGACCGTACCCGGGACAATCATCAGCGAAGTGGCGCGCGTCCTCGTGGTCGTCAGCTCGGTCAGCTACCTGTTCAATTTCAACCCCCTGATCAAGCTGGATGGCTATTACCTGCTGTCCGACTGGCTGGAAATCACCAATCTCCGATCGAAATCTTTCGACTATTTCGCCAACGCAGTCAGGCGCCACGTGTTGGGATGGGACATCCCGGCCGTACAGGTCACACGCCGCGAGCGCCGGATTTACCTCCTCTACGCCGTTGGTGCGCTGGCCTATTCCGCGTTTCTCATTGCCTTTGTACTGTACCTGCTCGGACGGCTGCTGATCGGCGCGTGGGGAGGGGCCGGATTGCTGTTGTTAGCTGCCGTTGTGTTGTTTATCTTGCGCCAACAGTTTGTCGATTTGGCGAAGGGAATCGTCACTCACATTCACCATATGCGCGCCCTGCTCAAACATCCTGTTCGGCTGGCCATACACGTGGCCGTCGCAGCCGCCGTGATCGTGGTCCTGGTGGCGGTGCCGTTTCCGTACCGGGTGTCCGGCGAAGTTATCGTCCGGCCGATCGCCTCATACCGGCTTTCCATGAACGATTACGGCCTGATCGAAAGCAGTCTCCGGCGGGGCGGCGTGAATCCCGACCAGAAGTTCTCCATCCTGCAGATGAACAACGCCGAAATGGGTGTGCTCGAACTGGTGCCGATTGTCCGCGATGGCCAGGTCATTATTGAGGCGGATACGATCGCTATCCTGACCAGCAACCAGGTGGTACAGGAAATATCCGAGGCCGAGGCGGAGCTGGGCCGGCTGCAAAGCGAGCTTGATCTCCTTCGCGCGCCGCCCAAAAAGGAGGAAGTGCAGGAGGCCGAATCGGAGCTGGCCGCCGCGCGTGCCGCATACGAGAAAAAGCGCAGCGACTTGCAGCGCGCCGAGGAGTTGTTCCGCAAAAGCCTGATATCGTCCGAGGAGTTGGAGAACCGCCGATCGGACATGAAAATCGCCCTCGCCGACTGGCAACGACTGGGATCGTCGCTGGATCTGCTCAAGTCGCCGCCTCGCCCGCAGGAAGAGACTGTGCTTGTCCGGTCGATTGACAAGCAGAAAGCACGCCTCCAGTTCTTGCGGTCACAGGGCGACGCGCAGGTTATCACGGCGCCGTTCTCAGGGGTCGTCTCGCGCAATCCCAATGATGCGATCATCATGTCGGTGATCGATGACAATCCGGTTGAACTGCTCGTCCCCGTCAACGACTTCGACATCACGCGCGTAAATGTCGGACAAACGGTCAAACTCAAGGTCCGCTCCTATCCGCACCGGGTGTTTGCCGGCGAAGTGGTAAGAATTCCCGAGGCGGCGACCGTCGCACAAGAACAACAATACTTCCCGGTGACGGTGGTCGTGGACAATTCCGACGGTCGGCTGGCCGACGGCATGACCGGGTACGCCAAAATAGAGACCGGACGGTCTTCGTTACTGGGGCTGCTGTACTACAAGTTTCTCTCGAAAATTCGGGTCGAGTTCTGGTCCTGGTGGTAGGGGAAAATTTTTCCATCTCGCGGTGTGATTCATTCACTCACACAGCTATCTCCATATGCGCTATTGCGTAATGTCACACGTACTGAGCGCGTGTATGGGAGGCTCGTGGGCGGATATTCCTGACGTGCAACTTTGCACCTTGACAAAAAGTCGTTGCGCGGTATTTTATTAGCACATCTTGTCATTCCGTGCGGCCCTTCTTTGTCGCACCCCGCGGCATAGGATGCCGATAACCTATAACCTCAAGCAGGGGAGTTGTCCATGGATTACAAACTCAGTGTCGAAGTCCTGGAAGCTCGCATTGCTCCGATGCCGTTCAGCTTGGGCGGACAGTAATCGGTAGATGCCATGTATCGGGCGCAGTAGTGTCCGAACATGCCGCATGGACATCGCTCGTCAGATCGCAGTGTGCGGAAGCCGGTGTGTGATTTCACCGGCCGAGACGATGAAATCTGCCTCCAATACGGTAAGATATCGTCGCACACCGCGAAGATGCTGCGTGTCGCATGCGGAACCTGAGAATTCAGGTTGACTTCGCAAAGCACATACGATGTGCCAAAGGCAGGAGCTCGCTCCTGCCTTTGTCGTTTTCATACGACTCGTTTCGGGATGGGCGGGGACTAAAGATCAGCGAGACCTCTTGCTCAGCCTGGCGCCAAGATGCTGAACCTGGGTGACGAGATACGTCAGGTGGCGCTGGCTCTGGTAGAGCGCTCTGTCCTCGGGGTCCGTGATCGAATCGGCAACCTGTTTGGCGAACCGCAGACCGTTGCGAAGGTGCTCGTAACAGGCTTCATAGTCGTTCTGTCCCGCGTAGAATCTTCCGAGCAGCGTGTGAATCGTGACCAGCTCCGGGACAAGGCCGCTGCCGGCGGCGTGCGTTCGCGCCGTTTCGAGGTAACGCAGCGCAAGTTCGGTTTCACCGGTCAGGATCATGGCCTCTCCCAGCGCGGCGGCCATGCGGCCCGTTTCGATATCGACGTACTCGGGAAGCGGTTTGCCCGTCGACATGATTGCCTTCAGCGTTGACTCGACCTTCGCTCTGTCGCCGGCTTCAAGTGCCGCTTCCAGTACTGCGAACCACGACAGGTACGCTTCCCGTGGCAAATGCAGTTGCCGGCACAGTTCGAGGACGAGGGCGTGATCGGCTTTGTCCGGGTCGACTCGCAGCGCCAGAAGCAGCGCGTTGAGCCGTTCATGGGCGAGACCGCGTTTCTCCGCCTGCCGGGCTGCATCGAGCGCGCCGTCAAGCGCGAGTTGCCGATCGCCGACCGCATGGCGAAGCGACGCGCGCTGTACCGCAAGGTTGAGCGAATTGATGTTGTCATCGAGCCGTGCCGCCAGTGTGGCTCCATGATCGAACTCCTCCAACGCATCGCAGAGCCTGCCCAGGCGCTTATAGACAATTCCCATGCTGACATGCAGCGCAGCCAAGCTTGGCTGGTCGTCAAGAGCGTCCGCAAGCGTAATCCCTTCGCTAAGATACGAGAGGGATTCGCGAAGGCGGCCGGCGCTGATCATCACGCCCGTGAGATTGTGCAGGTTGAAGAGTATCTCTTTCTTGTTGCCGACGGCGCGGTTGATCTCAAGCGATTCGCTCAGATAGTCGAGTGCCGCCTGAGAGTCTCCGATAATCTTGAGCACGTACCCGAGGTTGTTGAGGGTACGCGCCAGTCCGACCCGGTCGACGATCTGGCGTTGGATAGCCAGCGCATTTTCGAACAGGACTTTGGCGCGGGCGTGCCGCCCCTCAACGAAAAATGCCGTCGCCAGATTACTGAGACTGCTCGCGATGTCGGCTCCGGCGTTGAGACGACGCTGGATGCGAAGCGCCTTCAGGTAGTTTTTCCTGCACGCCCGCCACTCGTTGCGCAGCCAGTGAAGGTTGCCGATGTTGTTCAGCGTGTGCGAGAGTTCGAGTTCGTCGCCCAGGTCCGTGTAAATCTCGCGGGCCTTTTCGAGCGCCGACAGCCCTTCGTCGGTCTGCTGCTTCATCCTGTACACGTCGCCGAGATCCTTATACGACTCGGCGAGCAGCTTGTCGGGCGGACGGCCGTCGTACAGCTCGATCAGTCTCCGGTAAGACCGCAGGGCCGGTTCCGTATCTCCGGCGCGCTTTTCGATATCGCCCCGCGTCATGTACAGCAGCCGTACGTCGAACGACCTGCCGGTCATGTCGGCCAGTGCGAATACCGCATTCAGCACGACATACGCGTGTTTCTGGTCGCCGGCTTTTTCCAGAGCCAGCGCCGCTTGGTCGGCGCATTCCGCAGCGCGTGTGAGATTTCCCGCCCGCAGGTACAGCGATGCCGCGAGTCCGTAGTCACAAGCGGCACTGGCCGCTTCGGCATGAGCCGGGGCCAGCCGCTTTATTGTCGCGGGGCGAAGCAGACCGCCGAGCAACACCGCAAGCGGACTGCCGGTCGGCCGAACGTCGCCGACACTGAACGCCGCCTCCGCTGCCACCGCCTCGCGCACTGTATCCTTTTTCTGCCGGAACGACAGCGCGGCGAACTTCGCGAGCGCCGCTCTCCGCATGCATGCCGGCCAATAAAATCCCCGGCCGACGACATACCGAGCCGCTTCGTAGACGGCCATGCCCCTGCGGAAGGTCGCCGTCAGCGCCGCTTTGAGCGCTTGCGGATCACCGCCCGTGATGCAGTCGATATGGGCGCGGTCCCGGGGGCGTACGTCAATCCACCGATCAAGCATCTCGGCATATCCGGAATCACCGAGCACATGCCACGGCGCAAGCGCCTTTCTAAACGGATAGGTCGCTCCCAGCGTTTCCAAATGCCGGCAGACTTCCCAGGCGTCGGCGGGACGATCCTTTTCATCGACGGCCAAAAGTCGTCGCACCAGATCGGCGAATCCTTCGGACATCTCCGGGCGAAACGGTATCGGGTCGGGGTAATCGCCCTCGCGAACGCGGCTCGATACCCGCACCGGGTCGCTCTCGCCATGCAGGAACGGATGTCTGCCGGTTATCAATTGGTAAGCGATCACGCCGAGCGCAAAGAGGTCGGATCGATGACTCGTCTTTCCGTCAACAATCGTCTCCGGGGCCATGTAGCCGACCGTGCCTGCCCCGAGGCGTGACGTCTCCGGCTCATCGATGCGGCGCCCCAGCGAGAAGTCCGACAGGCGCACGAAAAACAAGCCCCGTCCGATGCGCGCGCGCCAGTCTGGCGGCAGAAAGAAATTGGAGGATTTCAGATCTCCGTGCACCAGTCGAACTGCATGCAGGTATTCCAACACGGCGGCTGCGGCGGAGATCAGGTTGCAGGCGTCGGCAAACGACTCGGCGCGGCCGACCGTATCGAGCGTCGGGCCGCTGCAGAGTTCAAGAAGCAGATAGTCGGGATCGCGATGTGGCGGTTCAAGAATCCGCACCAGGCCGGGATACCGCAGCGAGCCGATCAGCTCGAATTCCCGTTGAGCGAGTCGTGAGAAGTCAACCTCGGCGTTGCCGCCGGCAGCGAGCGGGTATTTGGCCGCCGCCTCGCGGCCCAGGCGGGTCGAAAAGACACGCGCAACATCGGCGGTGCCCCCGCGTCCCAGGGGAGCGATAAATCGAAGGTCGGGGCTCGCGAACGGGGCGTCCATACCGCGCCGCGCCTATTCCGGCCTGGACTGGAAACGGGGGAGGATCAACTGGAACATCGTGCCCTTCCCCGGCGTCGATGA encodes:
- a CDS encoding HlyD family efflux transporter periplasmic adaptor subunit; protein product: MSAHPRLRQDLISSPTVVDGDTLYTIKDPVTGKFFRLREPEFWLINRLDGTRSAEDVARLFNENFGARLQAADVQQFVDLLGGLCFLEDHRSEQELMRAAGSRFAARTLFGRLLYIRFKAFKPGRTLDRLAAWYRPFHRLLWLLVATAVIVFGVIVMFANAREFAAINIDRLLTVGHVLTIMTALFVLIVFHEFAHALACRYYGGSVREMGFLLMYFQPCFYCDVSDAWLFPEKRQRIVVTLAGPFMQLLLTAIAVLIWRVTVPGTIISEVARVLVVVSSVSYLFNFNPLIKLDGYYLLSDWLEITNLRSKSFDYFANAVRRHVLGWDIPAVQVTRRERRIYLLYAVGALAYSAFLIAFVLYLLGRLLIGAWGGAGLLLLAAVVLFILRQQFVDLAKGIVTHIHHMRALLKHPVRLAIHVAVAAAVIVVLVAVPFPYRVSGEVIVRPIASYRLSMNDYGLIESSLRRGGVNPDQKFSILQMNNAEMGVLELVPIVRDGQVIIEADTIAILTSNQVVQEISEAEAELGRLQSELDLLRAPPKKEEVQEAESELAAARAAYEKKRSDLQRAEELFRKSLISSEELENRRSDMKIALADWQRLGSSLDLLKSPPRPQEETVLVRSIDKQKARLQFLRSQGDAQVITAPFSGVVSRNPNDAIIMSVIDDNPVELLVPVNDFDITRVNVGQTVKLKVRSYPHRVFAGEVVRIPEAATVAQEQQYFPVTVVVDNSDGRLADGMTGYAKIETGRSSLLGLLYYKFLSKIRVEFWSWW
- a CDS encoding serine/threonine-protein kinase — its product is MDAPFASPDLRFIAPLGRGGTADVARVFSTRLGREAAAKYPLAAGGNAEVDFSRLAQREFELIGSLRYPGLVRILEPPHRDPDYLLLELCSGPTLDTVGRAESFADACNLISAAAAVLEYLHAVRLVHGDLKSSNFFLPPDWRARIGRGLFFVRLSDFSLGRRIDEPETSRLGAGTVGYMAPETIVDGKTSHRSDLFALGVIAYQLITGRHPFLHGESDPVRVSSRVREGDYPDPIPFRPEMSEGFADLVRRLLAVDEKDRPADAWEVCRHLETLGATYPFRKALAPWHVLGDSGYAEMLDRWIDVRPRDRAHIDCITGGDPQALKAALTATFRRGMAVYEAARYVVGRGFYWPACMRRAALAKFAALSFRQKKDTVREAVAAEAAFSVGDVRPTGSPLAVLLGGLLRPATIKRLAPAHAEAASAACDYGLAASLYLRAGNLTRAAECADQAALALEKAGDQKHAYVVLNAVFALADMTGRSFDVRLLYMTRGDIEKRAGDTEPALRSYRRLIELYDGRPPDKLLAESYKDLGDVYRMKQQTDEGLSALEKAREIYTDLGDELELSHTLNNIGNLHWLRNEWRACRKNYLKALRIQRRLNAGADIASSLSNLATAFFVEGRHARAKVLFENALAIQRQIVDRVGLARTLNNLGYVLKIIGDSQAALDYLSESLEINRAVGNKKEILFNLHNLTGVMISAGRLRESLSYLSEGITLADALDDQPSLAALHVSMGIVYKRLGRLCDALEEFDHGATLAARLDDNINSLNLAVQRASLRHAVGDRQLALDGALDAARQAEKRGLAHERLNALLLALRVDPDKADHALVLELCRQLHLPREAYLSWFAVLEAALEAGDRAKVESTLKAIMSTGKPLPEYVDIETGRMAAALGEAMILTGETELALRYLETARTHAAGSGLVPELVTIHTLLGRFYAGQNDYEACYEHLRNGLRFAKQVADSITDPEDRALYQSQRHLTYLVTQVQHLGARLSKRSR